From Coriobacteriaceae bacterium, a single genomic window includes:
- a CDS encoding twin-arginine translocase TatA/TatE family subunit, which yields MFGIGEGELAIIVVFGFLLFGPDKLPQMGRTIGRAIRQFRETQEKMTAVVQSEIIDPVSEAASAPVKPKKAAAVDDDSDADEDAAETAAPAKKETFAERRARLAAEKVASEGATEVEGIAEEAEGAEPAVAADAVEPESAAEPEPEPAEPTTADLYARRPRKRKAVVDQLARELEAEDDAAADAPKGGDE from the coding sequence GTGTTTGGTATTGGAGAGGGTGAGCTCGCGATCATCGTGGTCTTCGGCTTTTTGCTGTTTGGCCCGGATAAGCTCCCGCAGATGGGCCGCACGATCGGCCGTGCCATCCGTCAGTTCCGCGAGACGCAGGAAAAGATGACGGCCGTTGTTCAGTCCGAGATTATCGATCCGGTGAGCGAGGCCGCGTCGGCCCCGGTCAAGCCCAAGAAGGCCGCTGCTGTCGACGATGATTCCGATGCGGACGAGGATGCTGCCGAGACGGCAGCGCCCGCCAAGAAGGAGACCTTTGCCGAGCGTCGCGCCCGTCTTGCTGCCGAGAAGGTCGCAAGTGAGGGTGCCACCGAGGTCGAAGGTATTGCCGAGGAGGCCGAGGGTGCAGAGCCTGCCGTTGCTGCTGATGCCGTCGAGCCCGAGTCTGCTGCAGAGCCCGAGCCCGAGCCGGCAGAGCCCACGACGGCTGACCTCTACGCCCGTCGTCCCCGCAAGCGCAAGGCCGTCGTCGACCAGCTCGCCCGCGAGCTCGAGGCCGAGGACGATGCCGCTGCCGATGCCCCGAAGGGAGGCGATGAGTAA
- a CDS encoding STAS domain-containing protein — protein sequence MDLGISTNPTPELYTIKVTGEIDISNADSLRNAIDLALEQPTEAVELDFAQVSYIDSTGIGVLVGAAHHAVDHGKRFSCTNVQPPVMRVVQLLGVDQEISITAA from the coding sequence ATGGATTTGGGTATTTCCACCAACCCCACGCCAGAGCTCTACACCATTAAGGTAACCGGCGAGATCGATATCTCTAACGCCGATAGCCTGCGCAATGCCATCGACCTGGCGCTCGAGCAGCCCACTGAGGCCGTTGAGCTCGATTTCGCCCAGGTGAGCTACATCGATTCGACGGGCATTGGCGTGCTCGTGGGCGCCGCGCACCACGCGGTCGACCACGGCAAGCGCTTTAGCTGCACCAATGTGCAGCCTCCGGTGATGCGCGTGGTTCAGCTGTTGGGTGTTGACCAGGAGATTTCGATCACCGCTGCATAA
- a CDS encoding aminotransferase class I/II-fold pyridoxal phosphate-dependent enzyme — MQTIYQKMETTELDAAIEALKAEVAEVKAKGLALDMARGKPSPSQVDISRPMLDILNADADLHDGNVDCSNYGCFEGIPSARKLAGEFLGCPAEQTLVLGSSSLLIEHDIAGMFWRCGSCGSEPWDAYEAAHDGKKVKFLCPVPGYDRHFGITADLGIENVPVAMTDNGPDMDEVERLVAADDSIKGIWCVPKYSNPTGITFSEDTVRRLVEMPTAAPDFRIFWDNAYCVHDLYDETDELANIFDLARTAGTEDRVVAFASTSKITFPGAGIGFIGASPAVIAEFSKRLKAGLISADKLNQLRHVSFLPTIEAVKEHMKKHAEFLRPRFEAVERKLTEGLGDTGCATWTHPRGGYFVSFDGPEGSAQKVAALCAELGVKLTPAGATWPYGKDPRDTNIRIAPSYPTVEDLEAALDVLVLAVKLVAAELARAERA, encoded by the coding sequence ATGCAGACGATCTACCAGAAGATGGAAACCACCGAACTCGATGCCGCCATCGAGGCGCTCAAAGCCGAGGTCGCCGAGGTCAAGGCCAAGGGCCTGGCGCTCGACATGGCCCGCGGCAAGCCGTCGCCCTCCCAGGTGGACATCTCTCGACCCATGCTCGATATCCTCAATGCCGATGCCGATCTGCACGACGGCAACGTTGACTGTTCCAACTACGGCTGCTTTGAGGGCATTCCCTCGGCACGCAAGCTGGCGGGGGAGTTCCTGGGTTGCCCTGCCGAGCAGACGCTCGTACTGGGCTCGTCGAGCCTGCTGATCGAGCACGATATCGCCGGTATGTTCTGGCGCTGTGGCTCGTGCGGCAGCGAGCCCTGGGACGCCTACGAGGCCGCGCACGACGGCAAGAAGGTCAAGTTCCTGTGCCCCGTTCCCGGCTACGATCGCCACTTTGGCATCACCGCCGATCTGGGTATCGAGAATGTCCCCGTTGCGATGACCGACAACGGCCCCGACATGGACGAGGTCGAGCGCCTGGTTGCTGCCGACGACTCCATCAAGGGTATCTGGTGCGTGCCCAAGTATTCCAACCCCACGGGCATCACCTTTAGCGAGGACACCGTGCGCCGCCTAGTCGAGATGCCCACGGCCGCGCCCGATTTTCGCATCTTCTGGGACAACGCCTACTGCGTGCACGACCTGTACGACGAGACCGACGAGCTCGCAAACATCTTTGACCTCGCTCGCACGGCGGGCACCGAGGACCGTGTGGTGGCCTTTGCCTCGACGTCCAAAATCACCTTCCCGGGCGCCGGCATCGGCTTTATCGGCGCGAGCCCCGCGGTCATCGCCGAGTTCTCCAAGCGTCTGAAGGCCGGCCTGATCAGCGCCGACAAGCTCAACCAGCTGCGCCATGTAAGTTTCCTTCCCACCATCGAGGCGGTTAAGGAGCACATGAAAAAGCATGCCGAGTTCCTGCGCCCGCGCTTTGAGGCCGTCGAGCGCAAGCTCACCGAGGGCCTGGGCGACACGGGCTGTGCCACCTGGACGCATCCCCGCGGCGGTTACTTTGTGAGCTTCGATGGTCCCGAGGGCTCGGCCCAGAAGGTCGCCGCGCTTTGCGCCGAACTGGGCGTCAAGCTCACGCCGGCCGGTGCCACTTGGCCCTATGGCAAGGACCCGCGCGACACTAACATCCGCATCGCACCGAGCTATCCCACGGTCGAGGACCTGGAGGCCGCGCTCGACGTGCTGGTGCTGGCCGTCAAGCTCGTCGCTGCCGAGCTCGCGCGTGCCGAGCGCGCCTAA
- the nhaA gene encoding Na+/H+ antiporter NhaA codes for MAATEQLFNVRERKRFERHDIWERIAENGTISAAVMVIAAIAAVICANTDAYEAIHHFLETPLYVGLGNLTAGLTVELFVNDFLMAIFFLLVGIELKYEMTVGELKNPRQAMLPMLAAVGGVVVPACIYLIFNHAGARNGWAIPMATDIAFALGVLSLLGNRVPNGVRVFFSTLAIADDLISIAAIAIFYGQSPNPFWLGAAALVTCALVWLNKTQHYRLAPYSVLGLLLWFCMFKSGVHATLAGVILAFTIPAKCGVKLDSLTDWLGECLPLLDDRYDDEAHILGQHDFTVSTTRVERVMHRVTPPLIRMERLISTPVNFVILPIFAFVNAQVRLVGVDMSTLLTDPVTLGVYFGMLLGKPIGIFGMTFALVKLKACELPHNVNWHMIAGVGILGGIGFTMSILISGLAFPTAQFEVLAAKAAILAGSVTAAVLGMIYMSVVCKHPAPKDE; via the coding sequence TCACGACATTTGGGAGCGCATTGCCGAGAACGGCACCATTTCTGCCGCCGTCATGGTGATCGCCGCCATCGCCGCCGTCATCTGCGCCAATACCGATGCCTACGAGGCCATCCATCACTTTTTGGAGACCCCGCTGTATGTGGGTCTGGGCAACCTTACGGCCGGTCTCACCGTTGAGCTTTTCGTCAACGACTTCCTCATGGCGATTTTCTTTTTGTTGGTGGGCATCGAGCTTAAGTACGAGATGACGGTCGGTGAGCTCAAGAATCCGCGTCAGGCCATGCTTCCCATGCTGGCGGCCGTGGGCGGCGTTGTCGTTCCCGCTTGCATCTACCTGATCTTTAACCATGCCGGCGCCCGCAACGGTTGGGCCATCCCCATGGCAACCGATATTGCCTTTGCGCTGGGCGTGCTGTCGCTTTTGGGCAACCGCGTTCCCAACGGCGTGCGCGTGTTCTTCTCGACGCTCGCTATCGCCGACGACCTGATCTCCATCGCCGCCATCGCCATCTTCTACGGTCAGAGCCCCAATCCGTTTTGGTTGGGCGCCGCCGCGCTTGTGACCTGCGCGCTCGTGTGGCTCAACAAGACGCAGCATTACCGCCTTGCCCCGTATTCGGTACTGGGGCTGCTGTTGTGGTTCTGCATGTTCAAGAGCGGCGTACATGCCACGCTTGCTGGCGTCATCCTGGCCTTCACCATTCCGGCCAAGTGCGGCGTCAAGCTCGATAGTCTCACCGATTGGCTGGGCGAGTGCCTACCGCTGCTCGATGACCGCTACGACGACGAGGCGCACATCTTGGGCCAGCATGACTTTACCGTCTCGACCACCAGGGTCGAGCGCGTCATGCACCGCGTGACCCCGCCGCTCATCCGCATGGAGCGTCTGATCTCCACGCCGGTCAACTTTGTGATTCTGCCGATCTTTGCGTTCGTGAACGCACAGGTTCGCCTGGTGGGCGTGGACATGAGCACGCTGCTCACCGACCCGGTGACGCTCGGCGTGTACTTTGGCATGCTGCTGGGCAAGCCGATCGGTATCTTTGGCATGACGTTTGCCTTGGTTAAGCTTAAGGCCTGCGAGCTGCCGCACAATGTCAACTGGCACATGATTGCCGGCGTGGGCATTCTGGGCGGTATCGGCTTTACCATGTCGATTCTCATCAGCGGCCTTGCCTTCCCGACGGCCCAGTTTGAGGTTCTGGCCGCAAAGGCCGCCATTCTTGCCGGCTCTGTCACCGCGGCCGTGCTGGGCATGATCTATATGAGCGTGGTCTGCAAGCATCCCGCGCCCAAAGACGAGTAA